From the genome of Ziziphus jujuba cultivar Dongzao chromosome 6, ASM3175591v1, one region includes:
- the LOC107405344 gene encoding uncharacterized protein LOC107405344 isoform X2, protein MQQRTAFEISSPRKEKLQMPSLCAPRMEKVGNLPLLGFVQRMKPKRLSSTLTNRTLTLIGLLVALKVGDPGIPRPWSQYSLKKENKTIEDGKTGTKSSSLLKSDKRGKNLGKDSGNDDPQLQEFLEVMQPRVKSKLWANDTSITPAANQLVKANKKQTQIEKKRSGKSDLLHMESDENKMEDRLSDQQVAKTSQNLVHDDVVSDVDYFKSRVKKSWSDSDSSDSNDTEKDEDSSDSDDAEKDDDESLNGNLKGEVVQKRAPRGRHNTLEDDASEEEARDEGPPEDFDAEVLDQGKTSRLEYEKGKVLESGRLFVRNLPYTTTEEELEELFGKFGTVSEVHIVVDKDTKRSKGIAYILYTLPEFAARAIEEVDNSIFQGRLLHVMPAKLKNPSDKLQTDASASQGSKTFKQQRVEERKASEASGNTRAWNTLFMRPDTVVENIARKYGVNKSDLLDGEADDLAVRLALGETQVIEDTKNSLINAGVNVNSLEDFAAGKTDGMKRSNHVLLVKNLPFGSSDGELAKMFGKFGSLDKIIFPPTKTLALVVFLEPAEARTAFKGLAYKRYKDAPLYLEWAPANILSESSTSGDNKMNVPIVGEHDAKKAILEQHVEGISDVDVDPDRVESRSLFVKNLNFKTSDDSLKKHFSEHIKEGTLLSVKIKKHLKNGKYVSMGFGFLEFDSMETATNVLKDLQGTVLEGHALILQLCHAKNDEQVLKKVEKDKSSTKLLVRNVAFEATKKDLRQLFSPFGQIKRLRLPMKFGNHRGFAFVEFVTKQEAQNALKALSNTHLYGRHLVLERAKEGESLEELRARTTAQFADEENELQNPTKLSKKRKQMAILDESEMKFQRIAD, encoded by the exons ATGCAACAGAGGACCGCCTTCGAAATTTCTTCTCCCAGAAAGGAGAAGTTACAGATGCCAAGCTTATGCGCACCAA GGATGGAAAAAGTAGGCAATTTGCCTTTGTTGGGTTTCGTACAGCGCATGAAGCCGAAGAGGCTATCAAGTACTTTAACAAATCGTACCTTGACTCTAATAGGATTACTT GTTGCCCTTAAAGTTGGGGATCCAGGTATTCCACGTCCTTGGAGTCAGTATTCcttgaagaaagaaaacaaaacaattgaAGATGGGAAGACTGGTACTAAAAGTTCAAGCCTTTTGAAGTCAgataaaaggggaaaaaatctTGGAAAGGATAGTGGTAATGATGATCCTCAACTGCAAGAATTTCTTGAGGTTATGCAGCCGCGGGTCAAGTCAAAATTGTGGGCAAATGACACATCTATAACTCCAGCTGCGAACCAACTTGTTAAAGCTAATAAGAAGCAAActcaaatagaaaagaaaagatcaGGGAAATCAGATCTTTTGCATATGGAGTCTGATGAAAATAAGATGGAAGATAGATTATCAGATCAGCAAGTGGCTAAAACTTCACAAAATCTTGTCCATGATGATGTTGTTTCAGATGTGGATTACTTCAAGAGCAGAGTTAAGAAGAGTTGGTCCGATTCAGATAGCAGTGACAGCAATGATACTGAAAAGGATGAAGATAGTAGTGACAGTGATGATGCTGAAAAGGATGATGATGAATCATTAAACGGAAACCTCAAAGGTGAGGTTGTTCAAAAAAGAGCTCCACGTGGAAGGCACAATACCCTTGAAGATGATGCCTCTGAAGAAGAGGCCAGAGATGAAGGTCCTCCAGAAGATTTTGATGCTGAAGTACTTGACCAAGGAAAGACATCACGTTTGGAATATGAGAAAGGAAAAGTACTTGAGAGTGGTCGTCTTTTTGTCCGTAATCTACCATATACAACAAC TGAAGAGGAATTGGAAGAGCTCTTTGGCAAATTCGGCACCGTTTCAGAGGTCCATATTGTTGTTGATAAGGATACAAAACGATCAAAAGGAATTGCTTACATCCTTTACACTCTTCCAGAGTTTGCTGCAAG gGCGATAGAGGAAGTAGACAATTCAATTTTCCAAGGCAGGCTGTTGCATGTTATGCCAGCAAAGCTAAAAAACCCATCTGATAAGCTACA GACTGATGCTTCAGCAAGCCAAGGTTCAAAAACTTTCAAGCAACAGAGAGTGGAAGAGAGAAAGGCATCTGAAGCTAGTGGAAACACAAGAGCATGGAATACTTTGTTCATGCGCCCTGATACT GTTGTTGAGAACATTGCTAGGAAATATGGTGTGAATAAGAGTGATTTACTTGATGGGGAAGCTGATGATCTCGCTGTGAGGCTTGCTTTGGGAGAAACTCAAGTGATAGAAGACACAAAAAACTCACTTATCAATGCTGGAGTAAATGTAAACTCTTTGGAGGACTTTGCGGCTGGAAAAACTGATGGTATGAAAAGAAGCAACCATGTTTTGTTAGTGAAGAACTTGCCTTTTGGTTCTTCTGATGGTGAACTGGCTAAGATGTTTGGGAAATTTGGGAGTTTGGACAAAATCATTTTTCCTCCAACGAAGACATTGGCCTTG GTTGTTTTTCTTGAACCTGCTGAAGCTCGTACTGCTTTTAAAGGATTGGCATATAAGCGTTACaa GGATGCCCCATTGTATTTGGAATGGGCACCAGCCAATATTCTCAGTGAAAGTTCAACATCTGGTGACAATAAAATGAATGTTCCTATTGTTGGTGAACATGATGCCAAAaaggctatattggagcaacaTGTGGAAGGAATATCAGATGTGGATGTTGACCCTGATAGAGTCGAG TCACGTTCCCTATTTGTCAAGAACCTGAATTTTAAGACATCCGATGATAGTTTGAAGAAGCATTTTAGTGAGCACATTAAGGAGGGAACACTTTTAAGTGTCAAG ATAAAGAAGCACCTGAAAAATGGGAAGTATGTCTCAATGGGTTTTGGTTTTCTTGAGTTTGATTCTATGGAGACTGCCACAAACGTGTTGAAGGACTTACAG ggAACTGTTTTGGAAGGTCATGCGCTTATCTTGCAACTTTGTCATGCCAAGAATGATGAACAAGTGCTGAAAAAAGTTGAGAAGGATAAAAGTTCAACtaaattacttgtgagaaatGTAGCTTTTGAGGCAACAAAGAAAGATCTGAGACAGCTATTTAGTCCATTCGGCCAG ATTAAAAGATTACGACTGCCAATGAAGTTCGGAAATCATAGAGGATTTGCTTTTGTGGAGTTTGTTACGAAGCAAGAGGCTCAAAATGCCCTTAAAGCACTTTCGAACACCCATCTTTACGGTCGACATTTG GTTCTAGAGAGAGCGAAAGAGGGTGAGAGCTTGGAGGAATTACGGGCTCGAACCACTGCTCAGTTTGCTGATGAAGAGAATGAGTTACAAAACCCAACCAAATTGTCTAAGAAGAGGAAACAAATGGCCATCTTGGATGAGAGtgaaatgaaatttcaaaggaTTGCAGATTAG
- the LOC107405344 gene encoding uncharacterized protein LOC107405344 isoform X3, producing the protein MQPRVKSKLWANDTSITPAANQLVKANKKQTQIEKKRSGKSDLLHMESDENKMEDRLSDQQVAKTSQNLVHDDVVSDVDYFKSRVKKSWSDSDSSDSNDTEKDEDSSDSDDAEKDDDESLNGNLKGEVVQKRAPRGRHNTLEDDASEEEARDEGPPEDFDAEVLDQGKTSRLEYEKGKVLESGRLFVRNLPYTTTEEELEELFGKFGTVSEVHIVVDKDTKRSKGIAYILYTLPEFAARAIEEVDNSIFQGRLLHVMPAKLKNPSDKLQTDASASQGSKTFKQQRVEERKASEASGNTRAWNTLFMRPDTVVENIARKYGVNKSDLLDGEADDLAVRLALGETQVIEDTKNSLINAGVNVNSLEDFAAGKTDGMKRSNHVLLVKNLPFGSSDGELAKMFGKFGSLDKIIFPPTKTLALVVFLEPAEARTAFKGLAYKRYKDAPLYLEWAPANILSESSTSGDNKMNVPIVGEHDAKKAILEQHVEGISDVDVDPDRVESRSLFVKNLNFKTSDDSLKKHFSEHIKEGTLLSVKIKKHLKNGKYVSMGFGFLEFDSMETATNVLKDLQGTVLEGHALILQLCHAKNDEQVLKKVEKDKSSTKLLVRNVAFEATKKDLRQLFSPFGQIKRLRLPMKFGNHRGFAFVEFVTKQEAQNALKALSNTHLYGRHLVLERAKEGESLEELRARTTAQFADEENELQNPTKLSKKRKQMAILDESEMKFQRIAD; encoded by the exons ATGCAGCCGCGGGTCAAGTCAAAATTGTGGGCAAATGACACATCTATAACTCCAGCTGCGAACCAACTTGTTAAAGCTAATAAGAAGCAAActcaaatagaaaagaaaagatcaGGGAAATCAGATCTTTTGCATATGGAGTCTGATGAAAATAAGATGGAAGATAGATTATCAGATCAGCAAGTGGCTAAAACTTCACAAAATCTTGTCCATGATGATGTTGTTTCAGATGTGGATTACTTCAAGAGCAGAGTTAAGAAGAGTTGGTCCGATTCAGATAGCAGTGACAGCAATGATACTGAAAAGGATGAAGATAGTAGTGACAGTGATGATGCTGAAAAGGATGATGATGAATCATTAAACGGAAACCTCAAAGGTGAGGTTGTTCAAAAAAGAGCTCCACGTGGAAGGCACAATACCCTTGAAGATGATGCCTCTGAAGAAGAGGCCAGAGATGAAGGTCCTCCAGAAGATTTTGATGCTGAAGTACTTGACCAAGGAAAGACATCACGTTTGGAATATGAGAAAGGAAAAGTACTTGAGAGTGGTCGTCTTTTTGTCCGTAATCTACCATATACAACAAC TGAAGAGGAATTGGAAGAGCTCTTTGGCAAATTCGGCACCGTTTCAGAGGTCCATATTGTTGTTGATAAGGATACAAAACGATCAAAAGGAATTGCTTACATCCTTTACACTCTTCCAGAGTTTGCTGCAAG gGCGATAGAGGAAGTAGACAATTCAATTTTCCAAGGCAGGCTGTTGCATGTTATGCCAGCAAAGCTAAAAAACCCATCTGATAAGCTACA GACTGATGCTTCAGCAAGCCAAGGTTCAAAAACTTTCAAGCAACAGAGAGTGGAAGAGAGAAAGGCATCTGAAGCTAGTGGAAACACAAGAGCATGGAATACTTTGTTCATGCGCCCTGATACT GTTGTTGAGAACATTGCTAGGAAATATGGTGTGAATAAGAGTGATTTACTTGATGGGGAAGCTGATGATCTCGCTGTGAGGCTTGCTTTGGGAGAAACTCAAGTGATAGAAGACACAAAAAACTCACTTATCAATGCTGGAGTAAATGTAAACTCTTTGGAGGACTTTGCGGCTGGAAAAACTGATGGTATGAAAAGAAGCAACCATGTTTTGTTAGTGAAGAACTTGCCTTTTGGTTCTTCTGATGGTGAACTGGCTAAGATGTTTGGGAAATTTGGGAGTTTGGACAAAATCATTTTTCCTCCAACGAAGACATTGGCCTTG GTTGTTTTTCTTGAACCTGCTGAAGCTCGTACTGCTTTTAAAGGATTGGCATATAAGCGTTACaa GGATGCCCCATTGTATTTGGAATGGGCACCAGCCAATATTCTCAGTGAAAGTTCAACATCTGGTGACAATAAAATGAATGTTCCTATTGTTGGTGAACATGATGCCAAAaaggctatattggagcaacaTGTGGAAGGAATATCAGATGTGGATGTTGACCCTGATAGAGTCGAG TCACGTTCCCTATTTGTCAAGAACCTGAATTTTAAGACATCCGATGATAGTTTGAAGAAGCATTTTAGTGAGCACATTAAGGAGGGAACACTTTTAAGTGTCAAG ATAAAGAAGCACCTGAAAAATGGGAAGTATGTCTCAATGGGTTTTGGTTTTCTTGAGTTTGATTCTATGGAGACTGCCACAAACGTGTTGAAGGACTTACAG ggAACTGTTTTGGAAGGTCATGCGCTTATCTTGCAACTTTGTCATGCCAAGAATGATGAACAAGTGCTGAAAAAAGTTGAGAAGGATAAAAGTTCAACtaaattacttgtgagaaatGTAGCTTTTGAGGCAACAAAGAAAGATCTGAGACAGCTATTTAGTCCATTCGGCCAG ATTAAAAGATTACGACTGCCAATGAAGTTCGGAAATCATAGAGGATTTGCTTTTGTGGAGTTTGTTACGAAGCAAGAGGCTCAAAATGCCCTTAAAGCACTTTCGAACACCCATCTTTACGGTCGACATTTG GTTCTAGAGAGAGCGAAAGAGGGTGAGAGCTTGGAGGAATTACGGGCTCGAACCACTGCTCAGTTTGCTGATGAAGAGAATGAGTTACAAAACCCAACCAAATTGTCTAAGAAGAGGAAACAAATGGCCATCTTGGATGAGAGtgaaatgaaatttcaaaggaTTGCAGATTAG
- the LOC107405344 gene encoding uncharacterized protein LOC107405344 isoform X1, protein MSRICVKNLPKHATEDRLRNFFSQKGEVTDAKLMRTKDGKSRQFAFVGFRTAHEAEEAIKYFNKSYLDSNRITCEVALKVGDPGIPRPWSQYSLKKENKTIEDGKTGTKSSSLLKSDKRGKNLGKDSGNDDPQLQEFLEVMQPRVKSKLWANDTSITPAANQLVKANKKQTQIEKKRSGKSDLLHMESDENKMEDRLSDQQVAKTSQNLVHDDVVSDVDYFKSRVKKSWSDSDSSDSNDTEKDEDSSDSDDAEKDDDESLNGNLKGEVVQKRAPRGRHNTLEDDASEEEARDEGPPEDFDAEVLDQGKTSRLEYEKGKVLESGRLFVRNLPYTTTEEELEELFGKFGTVSEVHIVVDKDTKRSKGIAYILYTLPEFAARAIEEVDNSIFQGRLLHVMPAKLKNPSDKLQTDASASQGSKTFKQQRVEERKASEASGNTRAWNTLFMRPDTVVENIARKYGVNKSDLLDGEADDLAVRLALGETQVIEDTKNSLINAGVNVNSLEDFAAGKTDGMKRSNHVLLVKNLPFGSSDGELAKMFGKFGSLDKIIFPPTKTLALVVFLEPAEARTAFKGLAYKRYKDAPLYLEWAPANILSESSTSGDNKMNVPIVGEHDAKKAILEQHVEGISDVDVDPDRVESRSLFVKNLNFKTSDDSLKKHFSEHIKEGTLLSVKIKKHLKNGKYVSMGFGFLEFDSMETATNVLKDLQGTVLEGHALILQLCHAKNDEQVLKKVEKDKSSTKLLVRNVAFEATKKDLRQLFSPFGQIKRLRLPMKFGNHRGFAFVEFVTKQEAQNALKALSNTHLYGRHLVLERAKEGESLEELRARTTAQFADEENELQNPTKLSKKRKQMAILDESEMKFQRIAD, encoded by the exons AT GTCAAGGATATGTGTGAAGAATTTACCCAAGCATGCAACAGAGGACCGCCTTCGAAATTTCTTCTCCCAGAAAGGAGAAGTTACAGATGCCAAGCTTATGCGCACCAA GGATGGAAAAAGTAGGCAATTTGCCTTTGTTGGGTTTCGTACAGCGCATGAAGCCGAAGAGGCTATCAAGTACTTTAACAAATCGTACCTTGACTCTAATAGGATTACTTGTGAG GTTGCCCTTAAAGTTGGGGATCCAGGTATTCCACGTCCTTGGAGTCAGTATTCcttgaagaaagaaaacaaaacaattgaAGATGGGAAGACTGGTACTAAAAGTTCAAGCCTTTTGAAGTCAgataaaaggggaaaaaatctTGGAAAGGATAGTGGTAATGATGATCCTCAACTGCAAGAATTTCTTGAGGTTATGCAGCCGCGGGTCAAGTCAAAATTGTGGGCAAATGACACATCTATAACTCCAGCTGCGAACCAACTTGTTAAAGCTAATAAGAAGCAAActcaaatagaaaagaaaagatcaGGGAAATCAGATCTTTTGCATATGGAGTCTGATGAAAATAAGATGGAAGATAGATTATCAGATCAGCAAGTGGCTAAAACTTCACAAAATCTTGTCCATGATGATGTTGTTTCAGATGTGGATTACTTCAAGAGCAGAGTTAAGAAGAGTTGGTCCGATTCAGATAGCAGTGACAGCAATGATACTGAAAAGGATGAAGATAGTAGTGACAGTGATGATGCTGAAAAGGATGATGATGAATCATTAAACGGAAACCTCAAAGGTGAGGTTGTTCAAAAAAGAGCTCCACGTGGAAGGCACAATACCCTTGAAGATGATGCCTCTGAAGAAGAGGCCAGAGATGAAGGTCCTCCAGAAGATTTTGATGCTGAAGTACTTGACCAAGGAAAGACATCACGTTTGGAATATGAGAAAGGAAAAGTACTTGAGAGTGGTCGTCTTTTTGTCCGTAATCTACCATATACAACAAC TGAAGAGGAATTGGAAGAGCTCTTTGGCAAATTCGGCACCGTTTCAGAGGTCCATATTGTTGTTGATAAGGATACAAAACGATCAAAAGGAATTGCTTACATCCTTTACACTCTTCCAGAGTTTGCTGCAAG gGCGATAGAGGAAGTAGACAATTCAATTTTCCAAGGCAGGCTGTTGCATGTTATGCCAGCAAAGCTAAAAAACCCATCTGATAAGCTACA GACTGATGCTTCAGCAAGCCAAGGTTCAAAAACTTTCAAGCAACAGAGAGTGGAAGAGAGAAAGGCATCTGAAGCTAGTGGAAACACAAGAGCATGGAATACTTTGTTCATGCGCCCTGATACT GTTGTTGAGAACATTGCTAGGAAATATGGTGTGAATAAGAGTGATTTACTTGATGGGGAAGCTGATGATCTCGCTGTGAGGCTTGCTTTGGGAGAAACTCAAGTGATAGAAGACACAAAAAACTCACTTATCAATGCTGGAGTAAATGTAAACTCTTTGGAGGACTTTGCGGCTGGAAAAACTGATGGTATGAAAAGAAGCAACCATGTTTTGTTAGTGAAGAACTTGCCTTTTGGTTCTTCTGATGGTGAACTGGCTAAGATGTTTGGGAAATTTGGGAGTTTGGACAAAATCATTTTTCCTCCAACGAAGACATTGGCCTTG GTTGTTTTTCTTGAACCTGCTGAAGCTCGTACTGCTTTTAAAGGATTGGCATATAAGCGTTACaa GGATGCCCCATTGTATTTGGAATGGGCACCAGCCAATATTCTCAGTGAAAGTTCAACATCTGGTGACAATAAAATGAATGTTCCTATTGTTGGTGAACATGATGCCAAAaaggctatattggagcaacaTGTGGAAGGAATATCAGATGTGGATGTTGACCCTGATAGAGTCGAG TCACGTTCCCTATTTGTCAAGAACCTGAATTTTAAGACATCCGATGATAGTTTGAAGAAGCATTTTAGTGAGCACATTAAGGAGGGAACACTTTTAAGTGTCAAG ATAAAGAAGCACCTGAAAAATGGGAAGTATGTCTCAATGGGTTTTGGTTTTCTTGAGTTTGATTCTATGGAGACTGCCACAAACGTGTTGAAGGACTTACAG ggAACTGTTTTGGAAGGTCATGCGCTTATCTTGCAACTTTGTCATGCCAAGAATGATGAACAAGTGCTGAAAAAAGTTGAGAAGGATAAAAGTTCAACtaaattacttgtgagaaatGTAGCTTTTGAGGCAACAAAGAAAGATCTGAGACAGCTATTTAGTCCATTCGGCCAG ATTAAAAGATTACGACTGCCAATGAAGTTCGGAAATCATAGAGGATTTGCTTTTGTGGAGTTTGTTACGAAGCAAGAGGCTCAAAATGCCCTTAAAGCACTTTCGAACACCCATCTTTACGGTCGACATTTG GTTCTAGAGAGAGCGAAAGAGGGTGAGAGCTTGGAGGAATTACGGGCTCGAACCACTGCTCAGTTTGCTGATGAAGAGAATGAGTTACAAAACCCAACCAAATTGTCTAAGAAGAGGAAACAAATGGCCATCTTGGATGAGAGtgaaatgaaatttcaaaggaTTGCAGATTAG
- the LOC107408729 gene encoding LOW QUALITY PROTEIN: G-type lectin S-receptor-like serine/threonine-protein kinase CES101 (The sequence of the model RefSeq protein was modified relative to this genomic sequence to represent the inferred CDS: inserted 1 base in 1 codon; substituted 1 base at 1 genomic stop codon) gives MQIKMFSDAKFNFSEMVSRKSFIYILFCIIIHSYLVVSDSASLATIHQGPNTIKTWYLGINYINFPGGINETNTVWIANRDKPIYNDSGILTLDRMGKLMISYKGGDPIVLYKGSKFAAVNTSATLLDNGNFVLREMNSNGSAGMVLWESFAYPTDTLLPGMKLGVSHKTGQRWSLTSWLADDTPATGAFTLEWDPKGVQLVMRRQGMIYWNSGAIKRDSFGGGTFFDFVSSTSIYDLKNVTNEEEEYFTYSVNNKYDEQYRQGKSKLMLDYKGLLQDADRLQIIDVEECYGYNTDDGCVKWEQPKCRGSNMKFETRSGGFTKPAGDHDMGVSDNNGSLSRSDCRAQCWNDCDCLGFMANGGTGCLFWRGKDLKFEQDYSGFTTSLDLLVKSSSGGKKVSWKAAVIAISVLVPIFAILYYIGWKLKLQGYIRIRKNNNLTDLAAGILANDLKNGGHNLEVYSFSCIVEATNNFSQETKLSEGGFGSVYKGKLPEDHEIAIKRLSRGSGQGLMEFKNELILIAKLQHMNLVRLLGCCIHKEEKMLIYEYLPNKSLDYFLFDPSKRELLDWTKRVNIIDGIAQGLLXHRDLKASNILLDQNMNPKISDFGMARIFTQNELKANTNRIVGTYGYMSPEYAMEGIFSIKSDVYSFGVLLLEIVSGRKNNSFHDLDGPLNLVGYAWDLWQKGAGLELMDQFLKGSCXEQQLLRFIHVGLACVEDCPIDRPTISEVVSMLTNESWPLPVLKKPAYFTRRLIGEEILNKSENYTVNGLSISALNPR, from the exons ATGCAGATCAAAATGTTTTCTGAcgcaaaatttaatttctcagAAATGGTTAGCAGAAAGAGCTTCATCTACATATTGTTCTGCATCATCATTCATTCATACTTGGTGGTTTCCGATTCTGCCTCTTTAGCCACAATCCATCAAG GTCCAAACACCATCAAAACATGGTACTTGGGAATAAATTACATCAACTTTCCTGGAGGAATCAATGAAACAAACACAGTATGGATCGCCAACCGAGACAAACCTATTTATAATGATTCTGGGATTCTTACACTTGACAGAATGGGAAAGTTGATGATTAGCTACAAAGGAGGTGATCCTATTGTGCTCTACAAAGGCAGTAAATTCGCTGCTGTTAATACAAGTGCTACTCTGCTGGACAATGGCAATTTTGTTCTGAGAGAAATGAACTCTAATGGGTCTGCTGGAATGGTCTTATGGGAGAGCTTTGCCTATCCAACAGACACACTTTTACCTGGGATGAAACTGGGAGTCAGTCACAAAACTGGTCAGAGATGGTCTCTCACTTCTTGGTTGGCTGATGATACTCCAGCTACTGGTGCTTTCACTCTTGAGTGGGACCCTAAGGGAGTTCAATTGGTAATGAGAAGGCAAGGAATGATTTACTGGAACAGTGGGGCAATCAAGAGAGATTCTTTTGGTGGCGGTACATTCTTTGATTTTGTTAGTTCAACTTCAATTTATGATCTCAAAAATGTGACAAATGAAGAGGAGGAGTACTTCACTTATTCTGTCAACAATAAGTATGACGAGCAGTATCGGCAaggaaaatcaaaattgatgttGGATTACAAAGGTCTACTCCAAGATGCTGATAGATTACAGATCATAGATGTGGAAGAGTGCTATGGCTACAACACTGATGATGGATGCGTAAAATGGGAGCAACCGAAATGCAGGGGCTCCAACATGAAATTTGAGACAAGATCCGGGGGGTTCACTAAGCCAGCTGGAGACCATGACATGGGAGTATCTGATAACAATGGAAGCCTTAGTCGCAGTGATTGTAGAGCTCAATGCTGGAATGACTGTGATTGTCTGGGATTTATGGCAAACGGCGGAACTGGATGCCTGTTTTGGAGAGGTAAAGATCTGAAGTTTGAACAAGATTACAGTGGTTTTACAACAAGTTTAGATTTGCTCGTCAAATCCTCTTCAG GAGGAAAGAAAGTGTCATGGAAGGCAGCTGTAATTGCAATTTCTGTGCTTGTGCCTATATTTGCTATTTTGTACTATATTGGCTGGAAGCTTAAGCTGCAAG GTTATATTAGAATAAGGAAAAACAACAACCTAACTGACTTGGCAGCGGGCATATTAGCTAATGACCTCAAAAATGGTGGCCACAATTTGGAAGTGTATAGTTTTTCTTGCATTGTTGAGGCTACGAATAATTTCTCACAAGAAACTAAGCTCAGTGAGGGTGGTTTTGGATCGGTTTATAAG GGAAAATTGCCTGAGGATCATGAAATAGCAATAAAACGACTTTCAAGAGGATCTGGACAAGGATTAATGGAGTTCAAAAATGAACTCATACTCATTGCAAAACTCCAACACATGAATCTAGTTCGGCTGCTTGGTTGTTGCATTCATAAAGAGGAGAAGATGTTGATATATGAGTACTTGCCCAACAAAAGTTTGGATTACTTTCTCTTTG ATCCATCCAAGAGAGAGCTACTAGACTGGACTAAAAGGGTGAACATCATTGATGGGATTGCCCAGGGACTAC TACACAGAGATTTAAAAGCCAGTAACATATTGCTTGATCAGAACATGAATCctaaaatttcagattttggCATGGCAAGAATTTTCACACAAAATGAACTGAAAGCAAATACTAACAGGATTGTTGGGACATA CGGTTATATGTCACCTGAGTATGCAATGGAAGGAATTTTCTCTATTAAATCCGATGTCTATAGTTTTGGAGTTCTATTACTGGAAATTGTAAGCGGTAGGAAGAATAACAGTTTTCATGATCTCGATGGTCCTCTGAATCTTGTCGGATAT GCATGGGATCTGTGGCAGAAAGGGGCAGGATTGGAACTGATGGATCAGTTTTTGAAAGGTTCATGTTGAGAACAACAGCTGCTCAGATTTATTCATGTGGGACTGGCATGTGTGGAAGATTGCCCCATTGATCGACCTACAATTTCTGAAGTTGTTTCAATGCTAACAAATGAAAGTTGGCCTTTGCCAGTGCTTAAAAAACCAGCATATTTCACCCGGAGATTGATTGGTGAGGAAATACTAAACAAATCAGAAAACTATACGGTGAATGGATTATCCATTTCTGCATTGAATCCAAGGTAG
- the LOC107408231 gene encoding uncharacterized protein LOC107408231 — protein MMMQRLYSRLRSIAVHSAHTLPCRSSSSRLLHSSVLLHQPLHSHSTTWSVKSLFSASSSLQPSLGFNTVRYSPLPLSIVQVRHVSSRERRKRRKPMTPVTSKLKKIKMKSYSSYKSRFRTMNDGNIRRWKEGKRHNAHLKSKKSKRRLRQPAIVPLAYAKVMKKLNFCG, from the exons ATGATGATGCAGAGACTGTACTCTAGACTTCGATCTATAGCAGTACATTCAGCGCATACTCTTCCTTGTCGCTCTTCATCTAGTCGTCTGCTCCACTCTTCCGTACTGCTTCACCAACCTCTCCATTCTCATTCCACAACATGGAGCGTTAAGTCCCTTTTCAGTGCCTCTTCGTCATTGCAACCTTCTCTAGGGTTTAACACCGTTCGTTACTCTCCTCTACCACTTTCT ATTGTACAAGTGCGACATGTGTCATCGAGGGAGCGGCGAAAGAGGAGAAAACCGATGACCCCTGTCACTTCCAAGctcaagaaaatcaaaatgaaatctTACTC GTCGTATAAGTCCAGGTTCAGGACAATGAATGATGGGAATATCCGGCGCTGGAAGGAGGGAAAACGGCACAATGCGCATTTGAAG TCAAAGAAATCAAAGCGTAGGCTTAGACAACCTGCTATTGTCCCATTAGCTTATGCCAAAGTGATGAAGAAGCTCAACTTTTGTGGTTAA